In the Helianthus annuus cultivar XRQ/B chromosome 11, HanXRQr2.0-SUNRISE, whole genome shotgun sequence genome, one interval contains:
- the LOC110889758 gene encoding probable sugar phosphate/phosphate translocator At3g14410 isoform X2, producing the protein MADQNHSVSPVRDGMLTYCYLLLYIALSSGQIFFNKWVLSSKEINFPYPLGLTLLHMIFSSVLCFVLTKVLKILKVEEGMTLEIYTTSVIPIGAMFAMTLWLGNTAYLYISVAFAQMLKAVMPVAVFILGVAAGLEVMSMRMLLIMSVISFGVLVASYGEININWIGVVYQMGGVVGEALRLIFMEIFVRKKGLKLNPISMMYYVSPCSALCLLVPWIFLEKPKMDAQGTWNFQPLVLTLNSMCTFALNLSVFLVIQHTSALTIRVAGVVKDWVVVLLSAILFADTKLTLINIFGYAIAIGGVAAYNNFKLKKEATRAASSDNSSSSSPIPTASSSTKASS; encoded by the exons ATGGCGGATCAGAATCATTCAGTGTCGCCTGTGAGAGACGGAATGCTGACCTATTGTTACCTCCTTCTTTACATAGCTCTCTCCAGCGGTCAGATCTTCTTCAATAAG TGGGTTTTGTCATCAAAGGAGATAAACTTTCCATATCCACTCGGGTTGACACTTCTTCATATGATTTTTTCATCTGTGCTTTGTTTTGTACTCACTAAAGTTCTCAAG attttgaaagttgAGGAAGGAATGACACTCGAAAT ATACACAACATCAGTCATTCCAATTGGTGCAATGTTTGCTATGACTCTTTGGCTTGGAAACACTGCATACCTCTATATATCTGTCGCCTTTGCTCAGATGTTGAAAGCAGTCA TGCCTGTAGCGGTTTTCATTCTTGGGGTGGCAGCCGGACTTGAAGTAATGAGCATGAGGATGCTTTTGATAATGTCTGTGATAAGTTTTGGAGTATTAGTAGCATCTTATGGTGAAATTAATATTAATTGGATTGGTGTTGTTTACCAAATGGGAGGTGTTGTTGGTGAAGCTTTGCGACTTATATTTATGGAGATCTTTGTTAGGAAAAAGGGTTTGAAATTGAACCCCATTTCCATGATGTATTACGTGAGTCCTTGCAG CGCTCTTTGTCTGTTAGTCCCATGGATATTTTTGGAGAAACCAAAGATGGATGCACAGGGGACTTGGAACTTTCAACCACTCGTGTTAACACTCAATTCTATGTGTACTTTCGCTCTAAATCTTTCGGTTTTTCTCGTGATTCAACATACAAGCGCTCTCACAATCCGTGTAGCTGGTGTTGTCAAAGATTGGGTAGTGGTCTTATTGTCAGCAATTCTTTTTGCTGATACAAAGCTCACCTTGATAAATATCTTCGGTTATGCTATAG CCATTGGTGGTGTTGCAGCATATAATAACTTCAAGTTGAAAAAAGAAGCCACTCGAGCTGCTAGTTCTGATAATAGTTCCAGCTCTTCTCCTATACCAACAGCTTCTTCTTCCACAAAAGCGTCTAGCTAA
- the LOC110889758 gene encoding probable sugar phosphate/phosphate translocator At3g14410 isoform X1 → MADQNHSVSPVRDGMLTYCYLLLYIALSSGQIFFNKWVLSSKEINFPYPLGLTLLHMIFSSVLCFVLTKVLKILKVEEGMTLEIYTTSVIPIGAMFAMTLWLGNTAYLYISVAFAQMLKAVMPVAVFILGVAAGLEVMSMRMLLIMSVISFGVLVASYGEININWIGVVYQMGGVVGEALRLIFMEIFVRKKGLKLNPISMMYYNLDSLCSALCLLVPWIFLEKPKMDAQGTWNFQPLVLTLNSMCTFALNLSVFLVIQHTSALTIRVAGVVKDWVVVLLSAILFADTKLTLINIFGYAIAIGGVAAYNNFKLKKEATRAASSDNSSSSSPIPTASSSTKASS, encoded by the exons ATGGCGGATCAGAATCATTCAGTGTCGCCTGTGAGAGACGGAATGCTGACCTATTGTTACCTCCTTCTTTACATAGCTCTCTCCAGCGGTCAGATCTTCTTCAATAAG TGGGTTTTGTCATCAAAGGAGATAAACTTTCCATATCCACTCGGGTTGACACTTCTTCATATGATTTTTTCATCTGTGCTTTGTTTTGTACTCACTAAAGTTCTCAAG attttgaaagttgAGGAAGGAATGACACTCGAAAT ATACACAACATCAGTCATTCCAATTGGTGCAATGTTTGCTATGACTCTTTGGCTTGGAAACACTGCATACCTCTATATATCTGTCGCCTTTGCTCAGATGTTGAAAGCAGTCA TGCCTGTAGCGGTTTTCATTCTTGGGGTGGCAGCCGGACTTGAAGTAATGAGCATGAGGATGCTTTTGATAATGTCTGTGATAAGTTTTGGAGTATTAGTAGCATCTTATGGTGAAATTAATATTAATTGGATTGGTGTTGTTTACCAAATGGGAGGTGTTGTTGGTGAAGCTTTGCGACTTATATTTATGGAGATCTTTGTTAGGAAAAAGGGTTTGAAATTGAACCCCATTTCCATGATGTATTAC AATCTTGATTCGCTGTGCAGCGCTCTTTGTCTGTTAGTCCCATGGATATTTTTGGAGAAACCAAAGATGGATGCACAGGGGACTTGGAACTTTCAACCACTCGTGTTAACACTCAATTCTATGTGTACTTTCGCTCTAAATCTTTCGGTTTTTCTCGTGATTCAACATACAAGCGCTCTCACAATCCGTGTAGCTGGTGTTGTCAAAGATTGGGTAGTGGTCTTATTGTCAGCAATTCTTTTTGCTGATACAAAGCTCACCTTGATAAATATCTTCGGTTATGCTATAG CCATTGGTGGTGTTGCAGCATATAATAACTTCAAGTTGAAAAAAGAAGCCACTCGAGCTGCTAGTTCTGATAATAGTTCCAGCTCTTCTCCTATACCAACAGCTTCTTCTTCCACAAAAGCGTCTAGCTAA
- the LOC110887868 gene encoding uncharacterized protein LOC110887868 produces MPGMIIRDHPPTERRRFRMRKPLFLRIVDTVTANDIYFPQRRDATGRQGLSSLQKCTATIRVLAYGTSADAHDDQEYLRKPNDNDLARLLHVGEERGFPGMIGSIDCMHWEWKNCPNAWVGQYAGRSDKPTIILEDVASYDLWIWHTFFGTPGLCNDINILQRSPVFDDVLSGRAQNVSYVVNGKEYKRTYYLTDSIYPSWAAFVKSITCPQLQKHKLFTQHQEAVRKDVERASGILQARFAFL; encoded by the exons ATGCCGGGTATGATCATTAGAGATCATCCTCCTACAGAAAGAAGAAG ATTCCGAATGCGGAAACCACTATTCCTACGTATAGTGGATACTGTTACAGCTAATGACATATATTTTCCACAAAGACGTGATGCCACAGGCAGGCAAGGTCTTTCATCATTGCAAAAATGTACTGCAACTATACGTGTGCTAGCGTATGGGACATCAGCAGATGCACATGATGA TCAAGAGTACCTTAGAAAGCCCAATGATAATGATTTAGCAAGATTACTCCATGTTGGGGAAGAACGTGGATTCCCAGGAATGATTGGCAGCATTGATTGTATGCATTGGGAATGGAAAAATTGTCCCAATGCTTGGGTCGGGCAATATGCAGGTAGAAGCGACAAACCAACAATCATTTTAGAAGACGTTGCATCATATGACTTATGGATATGGCACACATTCTTCGGAACACCGGGTCTGTGCAATGATATTAACATCCTTCAACGATCTCCTGTTTTTGATGATGTATTGTCAGGTCGGGCACAAAATGTTAGTTACGTCGTGAATGGTAAGGAATATAAAAGGACGTATTATCTCACCGATAGCATATATCCTTCATGGGCTGCCTTTGTCAAGTCCATAACCTGTCCACAACTTCAAAAACACAAATTGTTCACTCAACATCAAGAGGCTGTTAGAAAAGATGTTGAACGAGCATCTGGAATTCTGCAAGCTCGTTTTGCATTTCTTTGA